In Sulfitobacter sp. OXR-159, one DNA window encodes the following:
- a CDS encoding EcsC family protein, which translates to MQIESNLPSTIDVDARLDEIARRYKQAGGVGIHVLNLIGGSADGLIDRLPGAVRRNLEGATMKALGHAMQAAHSSRSYVKDQQGWLNQAVSTAMGAAGGAGGLPTALAELPVTTTLLLRVIQGVAAEHGFDPAAENVQFDCVHVFTAAGPLADDDSADLGFLTVRMALTGRAMNAVIARVAPRLALVMGQKLAAQAVPVLGAVAGAATNYAYTSYYQDMAHVHFGLRSLAIEADIPQEELVARLRQKMGRTPSKI; encoded by the coding sequence ATGCAGATCGAAAGCAACCTGCCCAGCACTATTGATGTCGACGCCCGGCTGGATGAGATCGCCCGCCGCTATAAACAGGCGGGCGGCGTGGGCATTCATGTGCTGAACCTCATCGGCGGCAGCGCGGATGGGTTGATCGACCGATTGCCGGGTGCAGTGCGCCGCAATCTCGAAGGGGCGACGATGAAGGCGCTCGGCCATGCCATGCAGGCCGCCCATTCCAGCCGCAGCTATGTGAAGGATCAGCAGGGTTGGCTGAACCAAGCGGTCTCAACCGCCATGGGGGCCGCTGGCGGGGCCGGGGGGCTGCCCACGGCGCTGGCCGAACTGCCGGTGACCACAACGCTGCTGTTGCGGGTCATCCAAGGCGTGGCGGCGGAACATGGGTTTGATCCGGCGGCTGAGAATGTGCAGTTCGACTGCGTCCATGTCTTCACCGCTGCAGGGCCGTTGGCCGATGACGATAGCGCCGATCTGGGGTTTTTAACGGTCCGCATGGCGCTGACGGGCCGCGCGATGAACGCGGTGATCGCCCGCGTGGCCCCTCGGCTGGCATTGGTGATGGGGCAAAAGCTCGCCGCGCAGGCGGTGCCGGTGCTGGGCGCAGTGGCCGGGGCGGCGACGAACTATGCCTATACCAGCTATTACCAAGACATGGCCCATGTGCATTTCGGCCTGCGCAGCCTGGCGATAGAGGCGGACATCCCGCAAGAGGAACTGGTTGCCCGACTGAGACAGAAGATGGGTCGGACGCCGTCCAAGATCTGA